The segment CGCTACGACCTCGCGGCTTTCACTCGCTTTACTGTCGATGATGCCCTTTACCAAGGTATACTTATCGGTAGGCGACGACCTGGCCAATACTCGTAATTTTGGCCACACCTTATCGAGTAGATGCTGTTGCACCTCGCCATGGTTGTCTCTAATCCTGCGATTAAACTCTTTACCCTCGAGAATGAGGAAGTCCTCGTTCGGCTTGAGAATACCACACTTAAGCGCGATGGATCGCGCGGTATTTATATTGTCACCCGTCACCATGCGCACGGTGATGCCGGCCTTTTGGCATTTCCTAATTGCGTCCGGTACTTCGGGACGCACCGGATCTTCGATACCGACGATGCACAAGCAGGTGAGATTGTTCACTAGATTATCTTCGTCGTCCCAATTGGGCTCGTTGTCGATGTGAACTTGATTGATCTCTGCCTTGCCAGGAACAAAGTCGCGATAAGCGATGGAAATGGTGCGTAGTCCGTTGCATGCCATGGGTTCGATCACGTTCTTTACTAAACGCTCTTGCATCTCTCTGGTAAACGTCTCCAGATGACCTTCGCGACCATATATAAAGGCACAtctgcaataaaatttattcaaatccttttcaatcaaattgaaaaagaaatttatattatttccaaGTAATATCAATCTAATGGTttctcaattttcaaaaaaatttggaGAAATTTAAACAAACGGTAAAATTTTCACACAGCTCAAAAAGATTGTTGATATTTTACTCTCAAATATTTCGGAGACTCGAAATTCTGTCACGAAAGCTtcaaattggaaaaaaaaaaaaaaaaaaaaaaaaaatgaaatgaaagaaaCGAGTGGAATTACAAGAttcagtaaattttaatatgtttgaataaaagaataaactaTACGTACTTCTTCATGATGATCTCGGAAGCGCCCTTGGTGAAGAGCCTATATCCACCGCCCTTCCTGGGAATGACGGTAGACATGCTCTTTCTTACGCTATTAAACGTATACACCCGCGTAAAGGTTTCCTCAGGATAATCGTCCCGCACGGTTTGATATTTCTTGCCCAGGGCTAATACGAATCCAAGTAAGGCACATTCGGTTTTGTTGCCGACCTGCAACGACAATTCGCTAGGGTCCTGCGACTCCATTATTCGCGACGTGTACGCCGAATTGATGGAGATGGCCTGTATGATCAGTTCGCCGATATGGCTCGGTAAGTCCGAGAAATTCGGCGTAGTTTTGCACATCTTCTCGCATATGTACGACTGTACCACGGTCATGCGGTTCGTAGTCAAGGTGCCGGTCTTGTCCGAGCAAATGGCGGTGGCGTTACCCATAGTCTCGCAGGCATCCAAGTGACGTACCAGATTGTTGTCCTTCATCATTTTCTgtacagagagaaaaatggattaaaaacgaattttttctttttttaaattgacgaCAAAATCTTTGTAGAATTTTACCTTGACGGAGTAAGCGAGCGACAAGGTGACGGCTAGCGGAAGACCCTCGGGTACGGCGACTACGAGCACCGTAACACCGATGATCAGATGCCGCACCAGATCATTGGCGTACGTGTTTCGCCACGGCCTGCCCTCGATGACGAAGGTCGTCACGCAGAACTGTATGATTAAAATGACGACGGTGAGCACCGCGATGGTCGAGCCGGCGTAACCGATCTGTATGGCGAGTTTAGTTAGCTTGGCTTGCAGAACACTCTTCTCCTTCTTCCCGCTGGTCTCCGCGGCGCTCGCGGGCGCGGCCGCGTGATGATTCTCGCCACCCTCGTGCTTACCGCCGCCTCCGCTTCCGGTCACGTGACTGTTCCCGGTAATCTCTACCGTTTCATCTCCTTGAGTTTTATCACGTCAATATTAGACTGCATCCTTCACCGTTACATATCGCCGATCGAGGCTCAATCGACCCGAGCGATCGCATCCCGAGCAAAATCTTGATCGTACCAAGGATTTGCTGATCGATCGCAATTTGAGATAACACTGATTGAATCTCGATCGTTACACTTAAaacgagtatatatatatatgtatgtatatcaattaTCTCAAAAgcattctaataaaaatactggATGCTACTCGAGAGTTGGTGGATAGTCAAAAGTTTTAATGAAAGATGATTGAGATTAATGTGGAAGACACAATAAGTTACATATGTTAGAAAAACACATTAAAACCATGGGTGTTTATATCATTACTAGAATGCAGAAAACAAGAAGCTATATGCAAGAACGAGGTAGCCGCTAATGCGTGtcaaatgcatatataaaccACTGCCAATAGAACACGCAAAGATCAATAGGGAACACGTAAGCGTggataatgtaattttgtttcttttcttacGCTCTCGGCACATGATGTAGCGTTTGATGTATCAAGAGAATGCATTCCTTAAACAAATCGTTTAACGTCCAATCTCACCGCTCCCGCatcttgattttaaattaatgtcattTCTTTGCTACATCGAGGTCCGAGAGTATACCCTTAAACCATATTCGacgagacaaaaaaaaaaaaaaaaaaaaaaaaaagaaaaagaaaaagaaattaaactttttaatcaaatgtcattaaagatagagagagagagagagagagagagagagagagagagagagagagagagaaagagagtgcgataaaaagaaatattcctTTGGAGATACGCaacattaatgtaaaattcatagatataattaatcaaagtaATTACACAAGAAAAATTTCCGAACGAAATGtagaagaaatgaaaaagtGAGATGAAGTGaaagataaagattaaaaaactgAATGCTGTCTTGAGGACTCAAAACgttcaattaatttcttggCCTCGATGGCCACGAAtctatgtgtataatatatgcataattatatatatgtatatatatatatgtatatcaagataatataaaaacaataagaaaaaatatataaatatatatatatattatttagaattttattcacCTGGTAATGACTTCTTCTTCCGCTGCTTTTTAGCctctagataaaaaaatacatgcaaaatgaaattgattagcaatctatttaaaaaatatatatgccaATGGTATAATAGTCGCgtcaataaaagaatttacatttgtgattataatttttttcatttttcactgATTTTCGCAAAAGGGTACTTAACACTAACAAATGAAATAGGTAGATAGATAGGTACAGCCCAGAAGGTTAAACATAAAGAAGCAACTATTGCTTCTATGATATAGGAACAAAATCTTACTAGTATAATTGTAAGAGTGCATAAAAGTACATTCCTGTTTGAATaacttatcaataaaatagtttACCTTCTAGGTTGTGTAATAACGAAAGATTTACAGAGGGATATGGATCAAGGACAggatttatgatattttgatatgatttttttataaaatgtcctAAAAATGACGTACTTTTCCTGAGCTATTAAtacattgattaaattaaaaaacgcaatacattatttaatattgaatgagacaaagagagagagagagagagaggaagagagttCAAAGATTCTGGTGGTAAATGttgtaatttgaaatatgtataactatatataaatgacaattattttcttcttttagaAATGTAATCGTGTAAACTAAATTTTagagtttaataatattagaatatattatatatgtttaatattcatataaaagtttaaaagtttCGGTTTTTGATTCAAAAAGTACATGACTTTTGAgacactttttataaaaattattttgaaaaagtttatataacgataataattttaatcttgaaattttcaagtacaaaatttcatatacacatatcagacaaagataaaaaaaaaaaaaaaacatatagcAAAAACATTTATAGCTAGAAAAGGACAGAAACACAAATGATTTACAAAcgcaagaaatataaaataatagcatcttaacaaaattatattaataaaggcAGTATCCTTGATGAACAATGTAAatggatttttaatttttcaggaTAATTcgcgaatatataaatataatacataactggtaaatattattttgatattcagtacaacgtatataatgtattcatAGTGTAAACAAGTAAGccggaaaaaaaatctttattaatacaatggGAATTGCCATAAAATAATGCGCCCTATAATGCTGTATCATGGCAGTTTtatgtagaatattttctaaaaatatacatgaaaagtGTCTATTCTGAAAACATTGACAAATTGAAATACAAATCTTCTACAATCAATTAGTTAatgagttaataaaaataaaaaatccaatGTTGGCAAATGCAATGtcgagaatataaaatacagggaatgaaaaaaaaatggctgttgtaaaattcataataaaaaaaaaatgatcacaCCAATTCACGTCAAAACCATGCGTCCACTGCGATTCGTCTACACTCATTTTGAAACATTCGTAAATGTCATGCGGGAATATGGTAGAGAATACCAACAACTTCTATTACAAGGCACAAATTGCCATAAAATCTATTTGCTACTATAAACATATCGTAATGCATCCATGTACCGAatcttcaataaaatttttagagtaGAGTTTGCGCTAAATGATTCAGAAGTTGCTAGTAGAGATAGTAGAGATAGGTATACTAAATCATTAGAGTGAAAAGAGATATGTGGGATATCAATCTCAAAAGTAATCTGATAAAACATAATAGAACTTTCAGAGaaaaacatgtatatgtactgtatatgtgtatatatatatatatatatatatatatatataaacaaaaattacacattACTCTAAGAATTTAGTAACCTTTGTATAAATGTGCAATCATTCAaagcgatcgatcgatcgatcgatcggcAATAACGATTATACGTAcctttcttcattttcttgATTTCTTGCTCCTGTTGATCAACAGCAGCACCCAATAAGGTAAAGATAATACCCGCTTGGGAGTTAACACCTACTGCAGTAACTAACATTTTTCCGGAACCCTCCATCACATGTGTACCTTTTCAACAATACAGTAACATTCAAGATAGTCTTCTGTCGCGTAAAAATCCTTTAAACATTTTgagacttttttttacaataaaaaaattatccaaaaTAATGACTGTTACAATTCAATTCAAGCAAGGCTATCTCACCTGAAAGTACCATAGGATCAAACGATTCCCCTTTCTTTACATGATCTGACTCTCCAGTCAGACTGGATTCATCCACTTTGAGATCGTTGCTTTGTATAAGAATACCGTCTGCAGGCAACAGGTCTCCATATTTTATCTGTATTGTCAAACagctaatttaatataaattttacttttgctttctatgttaatattaacaattctaGCGTACATGTCCCATGTTaacaaattgtattatatatttaaaaagtgtatttaaaaaacttatatacccTAATCCTCTAAATAGcgttaaaagttttaattaatactgttGCATATATACCTGACAAATGTCACCAACAACAATATCAGACACGGAAACTTGTTTCACTTCTCCTTGCCGTATAACCGAGAACTTGTGCTCTCCCTCTATCCGACTCTGAAGACCTCTAAACTGTCTCTCCTTGGAGTAGTCGTTAAACGCCGTCACTAAGACCACCACAATTACAGAAATCAATATAGCGAGTCCTTCAATCCAACCATATTTCGCTTCGTCCTCATCTACTAAagctggaaataaaaaatacattattcaaCATCTTTTGGAAACCtttcttcaaaattcaagttgacaaaatttatctttatgtgCTTTGTGTCGAAAGATTTTAATACACAGAAATATCAAACATCAAGTTGACAACCCAACAAATGGCAATCACTCATAAAGATAAAGTACACAATATCACATCATAAATACTTACGTTTTTCATCATCAGCTGGATGATAAAAGCTAAGACCTAATGAAACCAATGCTGCTACTTCTAAGATGATTAACGTGACATCTTGCAATGCTTCCCATACTAactgtaaaaatgtttttggtGGTTTTGGAGGTATCATATTGGAACCAAATGTATCTCGCCTATGTTGTATGTCTGCTACTGACCCACTAAGACCTGTATAGATAATAAGaatcatgatatatataaatatccctTGTaccattttctttttatatgaaaaatattctttatatgtaatttttttccccTTTCCATATTGTAATTCAAAATTTGGATACGTTAGAAGCAACATTCATACCTTCATTGGGTGAAGTATACAGCTTTTTACAAATCTCCTGCACACCACCGTAGCTATTGACTTTGTTGACACCTTCGCGCCCCCGCAGCTCCATGAGCTCGCGGAGTTGCTTAAGCGTGACACCATATTGGGCCGGCCGGCCGTCTATCGTCGCCATGATATCTCTGTCGCCTCTGTTGGCCGAAGCCAACTACTGTTACGCTTCCACAAGGCTACACAGCTCGTATTATTCTCTGGCGTCGCTGCTCCACTGGCCTCCAAACGAATGGAGGACCAACGGCTGAAAGATAACAGAAAGAGATCGTTTAGTGGTAAAGTTTGCAAACTGTCACAagttttaaatgcaaatatataatagttttatgttAGATTTATACACTAGTTGTgttgcaatttttatcaacgCAACGTGTCGCCattattgtcattataatGGTCACCTGTTGtctaatgaaaaatacacCTAATGGAAAATAAATCAACAGATTTGAGGGAAAGAATGAAATCATCAAGATCACCGTGCGACTAAGGTGTGTAGCACGCATTGTCGGATGACAGTCGCGCGGGGTATAGCTACACGAGACAGCCCCTCTCGATCGGAGGGGCTCCGGACTCCGGAATTGAAATGCGGACGAAATCGATATCGGCGCAACCGCGTGTCACGATACGAAACAAATATCCGACGATAACGATGACAAGGTAGGGCACGCGGGCTCTCGTTCACGTCGCTTATGCAACGCGATTATTGATTCCGGGGATGTGCAGCGACGTCGAAAGGAGCAACATCGCTCCGCCGTGCTGGTTTCTAccacacgcgcgcacacacacacacacacgcacgcacacatacatatatatatatatatatatatatatatatatatatgtataacataccATGTCGACCCTACCGCGGCGCTTCGCGTTAAATGTCAAACTCCTTTAACCCGGCGCCCGAGCAAACGGCTCTCCGGTCGTCCGTGTGTCATGGAGAGAGTCTCTAGGTCGAAGCGATCGAAGCGAGAGATCACGACGCGTCGAATCCGTGATTGGTTGacctcgagagagagagagagagagagagagaggggggggagagagagggggagagagagagagagagagagagagagagagagttcacTCGGTCCCGTCCTCCGTCAAAGGGTAAAGAATGCACGAGCTGGAGCGCCGCCCGAAGATTGAGGTTATAGGCGCCAAGCAGCGACAGCGGGCGGCGGGCGGCTTCGGCCGCTCGTCTGACTCTGACGGTCTGACGTCTGACAGCGGCGTGAACATTCCCGCGGAACTCGCGGCTCGCGGGAACAGGGTGAAGTCGGCAACGGGCGAGGAGAGTTTTACCCGAAATCCGAAACTCGGACGGCAACCGCTCCGAGCTCCGACTCGGACGAATGGAAAATAACACGACGCTACGGACTGTCACTCGCGCTCGCTCGATAAAAGAATACAAACACGGTGCTCTAAAAATAACTACGCGCTTCGAGCAACGGacagaaagggagaaagataGACAGACAGGCAAACGTCTTTACCTCCCGACGATTTTCTTTTCGTCCTACGCACGAAAAGCAACGTATTTCGGTGAAAATAATGTGGATTCGACGTAACCACTAGGCTCGCACTACATTCCCGTCGAAACTTGGCAATTCTCCGTTGTCAGCGAATGACGTacaagagaggaagagagagagagagagaaagggagagagagagagaaattttatcgCTATGTAGGTAGACAGACGATCCGGCAAGGTGCGAATACGAGGCTAGGTTCTCGATAGCCATGAAAAAGCGAGTGTTAAGTGAAATGAGCCATTAGCAAAGTGATAATCAATTTGTGTTGCCCTCTAGTAGAGCGCGAGCGTaactcttttctctctctctctctctctctctgcctcccccttccttccttccttccttccttccttccttcctctccttctttcgctctctttctctctctctctttctctgatcCCTTTTTTATCTCGCGTGAATGATGGATTCATtcattttaaacttattacattttagGTCTATTACTTtctaaattgcattttttcattacttaCTACTTACTgcatttaaaaagagaaacagatatatatatgtatgttcaagttttgaaaatagaaatactaatatgaaaaaattccaTTTACAGTATTTTTgccttctatttttttccgtCAAAGCGTTAACATATTAGACATTTgttattacatgtattatgTAACATACATTatgttatacgtatataaagaTATGAGTAAGCTTTtagcagaaaaaaatagaatatacatatatatatatacataaaaattataaattattgtaattggtgaaaaacctgctaatggcagatttTTGAGATTATTTGGAGACGATTCTTCCTcggattgaaaaaaaaggcgcttttcgcaaactaaaaactttttggagttaaaaaattatcaaaactatattctttaaataatttcagatagagtttattctagtagaattttaatttaaggcttaattacaaagatacataaaaacaaaaattggaaacttgcaaaaaatgacgACATCcgtcgatattttcgctgaggaaaaatcgactccaaatgatctctCTAGAATCTGACATTAACAGGTTTTTCACTAATtacaggacaccctgtatatatatatatatatatatatatatatatacagggtgtcctgtaATTAGTGAAAAACCTGTTAATGTCAGATTCTAGagagatcatttggagtcgatttttggagtcgatatatatatatatatatatatatatatatatatatatatatatatatatataaagaaaatggttcgaaaaaaattaataccacGATGAAGAAAGAAGCGACCTAAATACGCATCGAGatacatagaaatataatCTGTTCGATAAGAGctcttttctccttctttACGATATAAAAGCTCGACAAGATAATCGGAGACATCGAGACGCCGGGCGTCGTCAACGTCGCGACGCCACGCGACGAAACGAAACGCGTTTCCGCTCGGGGAATAATTCCGCGCGCAGCTTAACTCACTCGCGGTTTACGTAATTTTCATCCCCGACACGCGCGCTATTTTCAACCAATGGTAATAATCAACGGCGGTCGCGCGGGCGACCGACCGGTTACGATCGCGCGCGACTTCCTTTTACGACATCATCGCCGAGGCGGTTTTAAGCACTTTCGCCATCACGCAAAATACGTGCATGATGTCCCAATTATAATACGCGACGTTAAATGACTAAGAATAGTGGGCGAGCAAAACACAACGTGGAAATAACGAATGTAAAAGTTGAGAcgtctgtaaaaaaaattctttgaaaattctctgattttcCAGGCATTTTTGTtcgaaattttagaataaaatatatattttaaatatataaatataaaaaatatgtaaatatattttaaatatataattttaataaaaagaattgttttttttaaatttttaatgtttttacaatttaactttttaaaataaagtttttttattgcgtTTTTTAAATGCTCATACGAAGGAAGAACATGGAGCTTCAAGTGCTTTTGCAAATGTACTGAAAGAAACTAGATAGTTTTTTAagctaacattttttataacattttttatttttttatcgctagaaattacaataaaaaacatgcatattcaatattttttttccgctaaaaattacaataaaaaatatacacattcaatattttttaaagacatttaatatataaacacagagatatatttttataatatattttaaatacataactCGTAATtagcttattatatatacattgttgattgtttacaataaaagtaaaattatcaaggaaagaattttataaaaaattcccgaaatttcaaaaatttaataaaaattttttgcttcagaaacaaaaaaattcttgagAATTCTATAGAGTAGTGTTTTCCAGGGAGTAAACCCTCTTACCTATAATAACGCGAGAAGATacgtcaaaattattaaaatttctatcgcTCTATTATACACATGAATGACGCACAATAATtcgagggggggggggggagggagagagaaaaaacttCTTACATATCGATCCAACCGACAAATTACGTAAGCAGAGGTAATTTTCCGTTTGCGGCCGCtactttatttgttattattaaaatgtacagTGTTAAGCATTTGGCATGCGCGCATAATTGCATTTCGTCGCGTGCGTTTAAGTCGCTAGGGCGAATTTTATACCGCGATCTGgcgatttgaaatatttccaaaaaGTCTCCCTTGTCTCGTCGTGTTCGTTTCGCAAAAGcgcgaaattataatatttcttctttctcgcTTGGATTCACGATAATTATCGAAGCCAATCGTTGaaaatatcgtttattttaGTGAATCGATCAACCGATTAATCATCGCGCAGTCTTTCCCTTTGCGCTGTACAATAAAAATcgcaaattaaatatcttgcgtgagaaatttatgtatttttaatcacCTACACACGGTACACGTTTTCACTCAttcatgttaaattaattgaataaatttcgaGTGATTCAATATCCAAATGACTCAAACTCCTCGCGTATTCAATGATTCCGACAACTATCCAACTGTCCCAAGGCACAGTCTACAACGTCTGACACAATGCTATAAATACGAACGGCGATCACGGAATCCTGCGATCGCGAGAGAAAACGAAGGTTGCCGGGCTATTACATACTTTCGCGTGGATTACGTGTCGCGATGATGACATTATATGTGAAGGAACGCAGGTACTGGTTGTTGTTGAAACTCACTCTTTCACGAGTGACCGCGGCCACGGGAGCGTATCGTCATTAATACGCTATATACCGGAGGTCGTATAAATACAGGTAGAGGTGGAGTCACCGCGAAATGATGTCACCGCTTACGCACGTTCATCGAATTAGAACCCAGGCGCGATTTTATTATCCGCTTAAGCGTGGCTCTTAACTAAACGAATTTAATCACTTTTGCATGAGTCGCTGTCATTATTCACCCACGTATGTATCACCGTCACGTAACATTAATATaccgtttctttttattaactaCTGCCCGTCGCTGCTAATTGTAAGACAAGAAATGTCCTTCGTCTAACGTCTACGATCAGTAAACAGCCAAATATTCGAACGTTCGCGGCCGAAGCTCTCGGTGCTCCGAAAGTTCAAAGTttcatgaatattaataagaaaaaaaaaaaggtcaaACATACGCGAAGAATTATGACCCAGATTCATACGTTCACCTAGTTTATTCATCAAAgctaatttatcatttttttttgcaccataaattgttatataaattattaaggaTATAAGATAGAAATTATCAAGTTATTGCGTGCAAAatttgagatttaaaaaacacccgaaatattttgcaaagaaattttgttaaatcgATTTGACAATGATAGGAAAAATTTATGTGAGAACAATAGTTGTCTGTAATCtccactcaaaaaaatattttgctaatgtagattagatgtttcaattaaaatttatcgctactttttgtacctgttagaatattgtttatcACGTAttgaatttatagcagcaatattctagcgatacctctagaaaatttagattccattgccaaatattaattatacaaggGCAAacataattgtccttgacaataggtcTTAAAGATGGGCATCAcagacaaattttctgtctaaattacactaatggtacagatataaattctgcctctgtcatttaaattgattaagtgcaaaatatatgcggtATCAgagtatttgttaataatttatctgcttcagttaattttttacatctagaaaatttttcttgaataagTTGCAAGATCAGTTTTATAAGTGTCAAtcttataatatgtacataaatttcttttcttgtaaaaattaattataaaaaatataaatatatatttatattatttataattattttttacaagaaaggAAATTTAATTCACTATTTACGTCGGTATCATGTCCATAatgtatgattttaatattggaATAGAAATTATCTCATCAAAaagcttataaatataaatctatcatTAGTCGATTAATCACTcgattgtcaaaaaaaaaaaaaaaaaaaaaaaaaaaaaaatgatgaggCAAGCAGAACGCATTCCACGAACGCACAGAATAAACAGTAACATGTCACTAATCAACTAATCGCCGGACATGCTCGCGACGCGATTTATCGCGATTCTCTAGAAGAAATCAGCGAGTGAGTGATTCATGAATCGCAAAGAGCATCCTACGCAGAATACAGCTCTCATGCGCGCATTCTTGACATTCTGACATGTcacgcacatatacatatacggcCATCGTCTCTCTTCGGTATCGCCGTTCTCTTATCAAAATCCGAGAAGGCTCTAATGTTCACGAGACACGCTATAATATCGGCGCCGAGGAATGTCGGTGTTTAATGAAGGGAAAAGggcatgtaaataaatatttacggcGCCCCTCTTTAAGCGCCGACTCGCTGGTGAAATCGATATAAACGACATTAAACCGCGTCTCGACTAACATTCATTCGCATTCGCGATACGATCGTTAAAGCGAACAACAATATCGTCATGGATGAcgcatatatttgtttaacacTTTCACCGCCACGCTTACATACATACGTCTGACACGCGTCTGATTCATATGTAAGGAAACAGATCGTTTATTGTAATGAAACAACACGGCGTGATGTATTAAACTCCAAATTTATAGCGTCTCATTTAACAAATGGATAGCGAAGAATAATTTCTTCTTATCGATTCACAGTAATAAATCGCTTAAGGAAAAAGTCATTTTCGTCTTGTAATCGTCTCCTTTCAAATTGTCGAACACGTGTTTCAATCTATTACTTGCGGGCtgtattacttaaaaaatcacTCTCTTAATGGAATATTTCAGCATTTTCgaagaaaaatggaaaataaaaattgacgagGAAAATCGAAAAGGACAGAAAGATTGATAGGAATGACTAACAATGTCggccaattattaaaaattgtcaa is part of the Anoplolepis gracilipes chromosome 2, ASM4749672v1, whole genome shotgun sequence genome and harbors:
- the Pmca gene encoding plasma membrane calcium-transporting ATPase 2 isoform X3 gives rise to the protein MATIDGRPAQYGVTLKQLRELMELRGREGVNKVNSYGGVQEICKKLYTSPNEGLSGSVADIQHRRDTFGSNMIPPKPPKTFLQLVWEALQDVTLIILEVAALVSLGLSFYHPADDEKPLVDEDEAKYGWIEGLAILISVIVVVLVTAFNDYSKERQFRGLQSRIEGEHKFSVIRQGEVKQVSVSDIVVGDICQIKYGDLLPADGILIQSNDLKVDESSLTGESDHVKKGESFDPMVLSGTHVMEGSGKMLVTAVGVNSQAGIIFTLLGAAVDQQEQEIKKMKKEAKKQRKKKSLPGDETVEITGNSHVTGSGGGGKHEGGENHHAAAPASAAETSGKKEKSVLQAKLTKLAIQIGYAGSTIAVLTVVILIIQFCVTTFVIEGRPWRNTYANDLVRHLIIGVTVLVVAVPEGLPLAVTLSLAYSVKKMMKDNNLVRHLDACETMGNATAICSDKTGTLTTNRMTVVQSYICEKMCKTTPNFSDLPSHIGELIIQAISINSAYTSRIMESQDPSELSLQVGNKTECALLGFVLALGKKYQTVRDDYPEETFTRVYTFNSVRKSMSTVIPRKGGGYRLFTKGASEIIMKKCAFIYGREGHLETFTREMQERLVKNVIEPMACNGLRTISIAYRDFVPGKAEINQVHIDNEPNWDDEDNLVNNLTCLCIVGIEDPVRPEVPDAIRKCQKAGITVRMVTGDNINTARSIALKCGILKPNEDFLILEGKEFNRRIRDNHGEVQQHLLDKVWPKLRVLARSSPTDKYTLVKGIIDSKASESREVVAVTGDGTNDGPALKKADVGFAMGIAGTDVAKEASDIILTDDNFSSIVKAVMWGRNVYDSIAKFLQFQLTVNVVAVIVAFIGACAVQDSPLKAVQMLWVNLIMDTLASLALATEMPTPDLLLRRPYGRTKPLISRTMMKNILGQALYQLSVIFVLLFAGDLMLDIDTGRGVAAAGGGPTQHFTVIFNTFVMMTLFNEFNARKIHGQRNVFQGIFTNPIFYSIWIGTCFSQVVIIQYGKMAFSTRALTLDQWLWCLFFGIGTLIWGQIVTTIPTRRIPKILSWGRGQPDDIGAINLGDEKFDPDSDKKPRAGQILWIRGLTRLQTQLRVIRAFKSTLEDLEERRSVHSLHSLHSMRSSRSHTGPRPLSDFTYIDEDPTNNTTTTTAQNAAYKSSNRSAEPMMSQDYETNYRGSSRMQQSLNSPASPLLLTVTGPTNAYNHYYTTTNTITDNRSPTSNALNQPLSPNHMAQTSSNRDNTGNSLLLSSNNLVLPELTKLVHETSI
- the Pmca gene encoding plasma membrane calcium-transporting ATPase 2 isoform X7; the protein is MATIDGRPAQYGVTLKQLRELMELRGREGVNKVNSYGGVQEICKKLYTSPNEGLSGSVADIQHRRDTFGSNMIPPKPPKTFLQLVWEALQDVTLIILEVAALVSLGLSFYHPADDEKPLVDEDEAKYGWIEGLAILISVIVVVLVTAFNDYSKERQFRGLQSRIEGEHKFSVIRQGEVKQVSVSDIVVGDICQIKYGDLLPADGILIQSNDLKVDESSLTGESDHVKKGESFDPMVLSGTHVMEGSGKMLVTAVGVNSQAGIIFTLLGAAVDQQEQEIKKMKKGDETVEITGNSHVTGSGGGGKHEGGENHHAAAPASAAETSGKKEKSVLQAKLTKLAIQIGYAGSTIAVLTVVILIIQFCVTTFVIEGRPWRNTYANDLVRHLIIGVTVLVVAVPEGLPLAVTLSLAYSVKKMMKDNNLVRHLDACETMGNATAICSDKTGTLTTNRMTVVQSYICEKMCKTTPNFSDLPSHIGELIIQAISINSAYTSRIMESQDPSELSLQVGNKTECALLGFVLALGKKYQTVRDDYPEETFTRVYTFNSVRKSMSTVIPRKGGGYRLFTKGASEIIMKKCAFIYGREGHLETFTREMQERLVKNVIEPMACNGLRTISIAYRDFVPGKAEINQVHIDNEPNWDDEDNLVNNLTCLCIVGIEDPVRPEVPDAIRKCQKAGITVRMVTGDNINTARSIALKCGILKPNEDFLILEGKEFNRRIRDNHGEVQQHLLDKVWPKLRVLARSSPTDKYTLVKGIIDSKASESREVVAVTGDGTNDGPALKKADVGFAMGIAGTDVAKEASDIILTDDNFSSIVKAVMWGRNVYDSIAKFLQFQLTVNVVAVIVAFIGACAVQDSPLKAVQMLWVNLIMDTLASLALATEMPTPDLLLRRPYGRTKPLISRTMMKNILGQALYQLSVIFVLLFAGDLMLDIDTGRGVAAAGGGPTQHFTVIFNTFVMMTLFNEFNARKIHGQRNVFQGIFTNPIFYSIWIGTCFSQVVIIQYGKMAFSTRALTLDQWLWCLFFGIGTLIWGQIVTTIPTRRIPKILSWGRGQPDDIGAINLGDEKFDPDSDKKPRAGQILWIRGLTRLQTQVIGGELQERLIPVPYSKSSTDQAIRVVNAFRQGLDTRYGEHSSTTLAEVLRKQSSLSKRLSQTSSIEYADNIPDELTIPEIDVERLSSHSHTETAV